From a single Sorghum bicolor cultivar BTx623 chromosome 5, Sorghum_bicolor_NCBIv3, whole genome shotgun sequence genomic region:
- the LOC110435816 gene encoding uncharacterized protein LOC110435816, protein MERRLHHLVLLLGPLACWAAAAATTGVCDPSTIAAACQGESSPSPQQQLGLGGAAAALGKAIPTFSQLELELELAAAPAPPHSASAKDHLVVCAGIVLVVAVLVNIID, encoded by the exons ATGGAGCGCCGCCTCCACCACCTCGTGCTACTGCTCGGCCCCCTCGCCtgctgggcggcggcggccgccaccACGGGAGTGTGCGACCCCTCCACCATCGCCGCCGCCTGCCAAG GCGAGTCCTCGCCGTCGCCCCAGCAGCAGCTTGGCCTTGGCGGCGCCGCTGCCGCCCTCGGCAAGGCCATCCCCACCTTCTCccagctggagctggagctggagctggCTGCCGCGCCCGCGCCACCACACTCCGCCTCCGCCAAGGACCATTTGGTCGTCTGCGCCGGGATCGTCTTAGTCGTCGCCGTCCTCGTCAACATCATTGATTGA
- the LOC8079964 gene encoding mRNA turnover protein 4 homolog, whose amino-acid sequence MPKSKRNRPVTLSKTKKKPGLERKGKVVAEIKDAIDKYSSAYVFTYDNMRNQKLKDLREQLKSSSRIFLAGKKVMQIALGRSPADEAKTGLHKLSKFLQGDSGLFFTNLPRDDVERMFREFEEHDFARTGSTAAETVELKEGPLEQFTHEMEPFLRKQGLPVRLNKGVVELVADHVVCEEGKPLSPEAAQTLRLLGIQMATFRLYLVCRWSCDDFEVYKEGLMHLGADDSS is encoded by the exons ATGCCGAAATCCAAGCGCAACCGCCCAG TGACCTTATCAAAGACCAAAAAGAAGCCTGGTTTAGAGCGCAAGGGCAAAGTAGTCGCCGAGATCAAAGATGCTATCGACAAATACAGCAGTGCCTATGTTTTCACCTATGATAACATGAGGAATCAGAAGCTCAAGGACCTCAGGGAGCAGCTCAAATCTTCTAGCAG GATATTTCTTGCTGGAAAGAAGGTTATGCAGATAGCGTTGGGGCGTtcacctgctgatgaagctaaaacAGGCCTCCACAAACTTTCCAAG TTCCTTCAAGGCGACTCTGGTCTGTTCTTCACCAATCTTCCAAGGGATGATGTTGAGAG GATGTTTCGAGAATTTGAggagcatgattttgcaaggacaggAAGTACTGCCGCAGAGACG GTGGAGCTTAAAGAAGGTCCTCTGGAACAGTTCACACATGAGATGGAGCCATTTCTACGGAAGCAAGGACTTCCAGTTCGCTTGAACAAAG GTGTTGTAGAGTTGGTTGCAGACCATGTAGTTTGTGAGGAAGGAAAGCCCCTTTCACCAGAAGCAGCACAGACTCTG CGGTTGCTTGGAATACAGATGGCAACATTCCGTCTATACCTTGTGTGCCGCTGGTCGTGTGATGACTTTGAAGTTTACAAAGAAGGCTTGATGCACCTAGGAGCTGATGATTCCTCTTAA
- the LOC8079965 gene encoding probable phytol kinase 2, chloroplastic — translation MWTDSPLLRDAGAAVLTGVTAGVVLRFWEEVANRALLDQKLCRKLVHITVGLVYFLMWPLFSSDDAFAPFLAPLILVINIIKVTVIGLGLVKDEGMVNSMTRHGDHRELLKGPLYYACAITVTTIVFWRTSPISIAVICNLCAGDGVADIFGRRFGHVKLPHNPEKSYAGSIAMFLAGFIASVLFMCYFNIFGFVEKSWTMVAAFGVISLVAAVVESLPISTCLDDNLTVPVASVLFSALVFYSIGARNLCCMSGEDWRSISATVGMMFAGSSS, via the exons ATGTGGACGGACAGTCCGCTGCTCCGGGATGCCGGCGCCGCCGTGCTCACCGGAGTGACCGCCGGTGTTGTGCTCCGCTTCTGGGAAGAGGTCGCCAACCGCGCGCTGCTGGACCAG aaactctgCAGGAAACTGGTGCACATAACTGTCGGATTAGTGTATTTCCTGATGTGGCCTTTGTTCAG TTCAGATGATGCGTTTGCTCCATTTCTTGCTCCACTTATCCTCGTCATCAACATCATAAAGGTGACAGTGATTGGACTTGGTTTGGTGAAAGATGAAGGTATGGTTAATTCGATGACCAGGCATGGAGACCACAG AGAACTACTCAAGGGCCCATTGTATTATGCTTGTGCTATAACTGTAACAACAATAGTTTTCTGGAGGACATCTCCCATCTCAATCGCCGTGATCTGCAATTTGTGTGCCGGAGACG GTGTTGCTGACATATTTGGGAGACGATTTGGGCATGTGAAGCTCCCTCACAACCCTgaaaaatcatatgcaggaagcATTGCCATGTTCTTGGCAGGTTTCATCGCATCAGTGCT GTTCATGTGCTACTTCAACATTTTTGGGTTTGTTGAGAAGAGCTGGACCATGGTCGCTGCCTTTGGTGTCATATCCCTGGTTGCAGCAGTTGTGGAGTCACTCCCGATCAGCACATGCCTTGACGACAATCTGACTGTTCCTGTCGCATCTGTGCTATTTAGCGCCCTGGTTTTCTATTCCATCGGAGCCAGAAACCTGTGCTGCATGAGCGGCGAAGACTGGAGAAGTATTTCAGCTACCGTTGGAATGATGTTtgcaggcagcagcagctga
- the LOC8079966 gene encoding putative Myb family transcription factor At1g14600 has translation MAGGSKGCDESSADHQLLLSSGQAGDDGEDDAGGADDVPPAGRHDGSSSNSSTVELDEAGGDSGRKVAGASPSSVRPYVRSKNPRLRWTPELHLCFLRAVDRLGGQDRATPKLVLQLMDVKGLSIGHVKSHLQMYRSKKIDDSDQGKTNS, from the exons ATGGCGGGAGGTAGCAAAGGCTGCGATGAGAGCTCTGCAGATCATCAGCTGCTGCTATCCAGCGGCCAGGCCGGGGACGACGGGGAGGATGATGCTGGTGGCGCCGACGACGTGCCTCCCGCCGGTCGTCATGACGGGAGCTCAAGCAATAGCAGCACGGTGGAGCTGGATGAAGCCGGCGGGGACAGCGGTAGGAAGGTCGCCGGCGCCTCGCCGTCCTCGGTGCGCCCCTACGTCCGCTCCAAGAACCCCCGCCTCCGCTGGACGCCGGAGCTCCACCTCTGCTTCCTCCGCGCCGTCGACAGGCTCGGCGGCCAAGACC GTGCAACTCCAAAGCTCGTTCTTCAATTGATGGACGTGAAAGGGCTGAGCATAGGCCATGTCAAGAGCCATCTCcaa ATGTataggagcaagaagatcgacgACTCGGACCAGGGCAAGACTAATTCTTGA